GATGCATCCACATGCACGCCATAGCGGTGCAAATCATAGATGGGATTGGACATTGCGCCCATCTCAAAGTCGCAGGCATTGCAGGAACCGGCATCAAGATGGCGCACATGCAGGCTGCGGCCGAGCTTTTGCTTGATGACTTCGGCCGTAACCTCGGCAGCATCTTCCGTAATCACAGGCAGAGCCTCATCACTGCTATGCTGCAGGTTGCCCATGGCTTTTTCCACACACTTGCCGCAGAATAGGCATTTTTTATAGTCAACGGCATAGCCCTGTGCATCTGCCGTGACCTTAAAAGCGCCCACGGGGCAAACCTTGGCACATTCTTCCCGCAGATTTTCTGGGCAGCTGCCGTTGATTTTCCCGCGGAAGCGTTCACTGCCGGTGAGGGAAATTTTTTCGGTGGCGATTTTATCGCCTAATAAGCGTTCTATTACCTTAAACATAATCTCTCCTCACCTCTTAACGGTCAATGCAGGCATAGCACAGTTCAAAACTCTTATTGATAAGCGGGAAGTCGGGAATGATATCCCCCTGCACCGCAATGGTCAGCGCAGGCCAGTTGGGATAAGAGGCGCTGCGGACGAAAATGCGGTCAATTTTGCCATCCTGCAGGGCTACAAACTGGAAGTTGCTGCCCCGAGCCGATTCGCTAAGGCCCCAATCCTCACCGCTGACATTTGACCAGTCAATTTGACTTGTCAGATTTGACGGGTCATTTGACTTGTCAGCTTTCAGCAGATTGCAAAGCTGCTCCACAAGGCCAAAGGATTCGGTAAGTTCGGCAATACGCAGAGCCAACCTTGCGGCCACATCGCCGGTCTTTTCCGTCACAAGCTCAAAGTCAAGTTCCGGGTAAAGGCCGTAAGCAAAATCCTTGCGGCTGTCATGGGCAAAGCCCGAGGCTCTTGCACCCACACCAACCATCGCCAAATCCACAGCGGTATTTTTGCGTACAATACCTGTCGTGCGCACGCGGTTCTGGAAGTTGGCCTGCTGGGCAAACATTTCGCTTAAATCGCTGACATTGGTTTTGACCTTGTCCATAATATCGGCGATATCGTTGATTAAGGCACTGTCAATATCCTGGTGCACACCGCCGGGAACGATTACGCCGCGCAGGAAGCGGTTGCCCGCAATGCGTTCCTGCAGGCGCATAAGCATTTCCTTCGTGCGACCGCCGAGGCTGATAGCCGGATTAAAGCCCACGCCGGCGGGGATATTGCCAAGGTCACCCACATGGTTGGTGATGCGCTCGATTTCCATCAGCAGCGTGCGGATGATTTCCGCCCGCCGCGGAATTTTTACGCCAGCGATTTTTTCCACAGCCTGACAGAAGCTCCAGGTGTTGGCAATGGAGCAGGCACCACAGATACGCTCGACGATGGGCAGCGCTTCTTCGGGTGTCTTGCCCTCCATGATTTTTTCCAGACCACGGTGAGTATAGAACAGACGCGCGTCCAACTGCAGCATGGATTCACCGGCCTGACTGAAACGGAAGTGACCCGGCTCGATAATACCGGCATGAATCGGACCGACCGGCACTTCATAAACACCTTCGCCCTTGGCCACACTCATATCCATACGGCGGTTGCCACGAACCTCAACATCCTTTGCCACATTCTTGCGCAGGGGATAAAAACCTTCGGGGAACGTATCGTGCAGGACAAGCGGGCGCGGGTCTGGATGGCCCTGCGGCACAATGCCGAACATATCCTGAATCTCGCGCTCATACCAAACGGCAGCAGGAATCACACTGGTCAGGGATTCGTAACAAAGGGACTCCCCTTCGCCAAAGACAGCCTTAACGGCCTCCATCTTATGCTCGCTCAGATTTTCAAACACCGCATAAATAGCATAACCCTTCACTTCGGGATTTTCCGTTTCATCCCGGCCAAACATGGCAGTCAAAGGATTATTGCCGCCGTTGGAAAGGATATTAGCAGTGCCCCGGAAATTTTCCGGCTTCACCACTTTCAAAGACCAATCCGCCATTACTGCACACCTCCCAGAACAATTTTTGCCGCCTCAGTCAGCAGCGTTCCCACATAGGGAAGCTCGTAGGCAAAGGCACTTACTACACCACTGACAGCCAGCATCAAGAACAGTACACAGCTGTCAAGGTTGCCCATCAGTTCACCGGCAGATTTGCGCGTCGGCTTGCCGCCGAGCATACGCATGGCATGGTAGAGAATACCAATCAGCATACCAGCCAGCAGCACGAGCGCCAGAATGCCCAGATACGGATGATGTGCCTGGAAGAAGCTGGCAATGATGTAGAATTTACTGAAGAACACCCCCATCGGCGGCATCCCCAGGATGCCTACGATGCCGAGCAGCCAGAACATCGCCGTTTTGGGTGCCTGCTGCATCATGCCATGAATGCGCATCATATTTTTCGTCGCATAGGTTTCCATAATGGTACCTGCCGTATAGAACAGCATGTATTTAACCAATGCATGGTTGAACATGTGCAGAAGGGACGCCTCTGCGGCCAGCGGCATAAAGAGACCGAAGCCTGCGGCGAGCAGACCGAAGTTTTCCATCGAGGAATAAGCAAGCATACGCTTGACATCACGTTGCACCAGTACAAACGGCACAGCCAGAGCAATGGTCAAGAGGCCAAAGCCCACATACATATTGCTGATGAAGTCCAGCCCCACCACCGGCATCACGATAGCCGTAGCGCGCAGGAGCACATAGAGGGCGCAGATACAGAGCGCACCGGAGAGCAGGCCACTCGTAAGGGCCGGCGCTTCCGAATGAGCATCCGGCAGCCAGGCATGCATGGGCGCGAGGCCGATTTTCGTGCCGTAACCCACAAAGAGGAAGGCAAAGGCGAGCTTTGCCACATCATGGTCAAGCATCTGCGCATGATGGGCCATAAACTCCCAGTTCAGCGGCTGAACATTGCCCATGGCCTGCAGCTGGCCATAATAAAGGATGATGGTACCCAAAAGCGCCAAGCAGATACCCACGGTGCAGACCATAACATATTTCCAGGCTGCTTCCAAAGACGTGCGGGTGAACTTAAAGGCCACGAGCAGTGCCGACACCAAGGTAGTTGCTTCAATGGTTACCCACATAAGCCCTAAGCTGTCCACCGTCACCACCAGCATCATCGTCCAAACGAAGAGATGCGACAGCGCATAGAAGCGCCCTTCCAAATGGGTAAAGCGGCGTAAGTATCCATAGCGGATATTCGTATCGCGTTCCAGATACGCCTTGCTCGTCCAGGCAAAAGCCAAGTACAGCGTGCCCACAATCACCAGCATCCAAATGCCCAGAGCATCCACATAGAAGAAGCCCTGGCGGATGGGTTCATCGGCATGGCAGGCAAATTTGACTGCCATGTCGAGAATCAGGCCAAAGACCACGGTGGCCGTCAGCCTGTCGGCGATATGCAGGAGTTTTAACCCCAGCATATTGGTAGCCGCCACCACTGCAAAGAGCAGGGGCA
The Selenomonas ruminantium AC2024 DNA segment above includes these coding regions:
- the nuoB gene encoding NADH-quinone oxidoreductase subunit NuoB, which encodes MFKVIERLLGDKIATEKISLTGSERFRGKINGSCPENLREECAKVCPVGAFKVTADAQGYAVDYKKCLFCGKCVEKAMGNLQHSSDEALPVITEDAAEVTAEVIKQKLGRSLHVRHLDAGSCNACDFEMGAMSNPIYDLHRYGVHVDASPRHADLLMVTGVVTRNLEQALKMSYEAMPEPRLVMACGACAAGGETYGASYAIVGAADKVVPVDIYIPGCPPRPSAMIAGLLAAADMLAERM
- a CDS encoding NADH-quinone oxidoreductase subunit C; the encoded protein is MADWSLKVVKPENFRGTANILSNGGNNPLTAMFGRDETENPEVKGYAIYAVFENLSEHKMEAVKAVFGEGESLCYESLTSVIPAAVWYEREIQDMFGIVPQGHPDPRPLVLHDTFPEGFYPLRKNVAKDVEVRGNRRMDMSVAKGEGVYEVPVGPIHAGIIEPGHFRFSQAGESMLQLDARLFYTHRGLEKIMEGKTPEEALPIVERICGACSIANTWSFCQAVEKIAGVKIPRRAEIIRTLLMEIERITNHVGDLGNIPAGVGFNPAISLGGRTKEMLMRLQERIAGNRFLRGVIVPGGVHQDIDSALINDIADIMDKVKTNVSDLSEMFAQQANFQNRVRTTGIVRKNTAVDLAMVGVGARASGFAHDSRKDFAYGLYPELDFELVTEKTGDVAARLALRIAELTESFGLVEQLCNLLKADKSNDPSNLTSQIDWSNVSGEDWGLSESARGSNFQFVALQDGKIDRIFVRSASYPNWPALTIAVQGDIIPDFPLINKSFELCYACIDR
- a CDS encoding proton-conducting transporter membrane subunit, which gives rise to MELYYILGLPLLFAVVAATNMLGLKLLHIADRLTATVVFGLILDMAVKFACHADEPIRQGFFYVDALGIWMLVIVGTLYLAFAWTSKAYLERDTNIRYGYLRRFTHLEGRFYALSHLFVWTMMLVVTVDSLGLMWVTIEATTLVSALLVAFKFTRTSLEAAWKYVMVCTVGICLALLGTIILYYGQLQAMGNVQPLNWEFMAHHAQMLDHDVAKLAFAFLFVGYGTKIGLAPMHAWLPDAHSEAPALTSGLLSGALCICALYVLLRATAIVMPVVGLDFISNMYVGFGLLTIALAVPFVLVQRDVKRMLAYSSMENFGLLAAGFGLFMPLAAEASLLHMFNHALVKYMLFYTAGTIMETYATKNMMRIHGMMQQAPKTAMFWLLGIVGILGMPPMGVFFSKFYIIASFFQAHHPYLGILALVLLAGMLIGILYHAMRMLGGKPTRKSAGELMGNLDSCVLFLMLAVSGVVSAFAYELPYVGTLLTEAAKIVLGGVQ